The region GTTCGTTCGCGTCCATTGCGAAGGGGAGGGTGGATTTCAGCACTGCGCTTTTCATGTCACACCTCCGCTCACATCTGCGGACGCAGCCAGCCGAGTGTAGCTGCGAACGCATCGTCCATTGAAGTGGGATGATAGCCGAGTTCCGCACGCGCACGGGCGCAGCTGCAGGACCAGTCGTCATAAAACACATCCACCCACGCGGGCGTGATAGAGGGATTGCGCAGCCGCGCTTTGCCCTGAAGCAACTCCAGCCATGCGAAGGCTTTCGCCAGGAAGCGGGGAATGGGAATGAGCACGCGCCGGCGTCCCGCCTTGCGCGCGAGCAGCGCGAAGAACTCCGCGTACGTGAGGTTCGTGCCGCCCACGATGTAATGCTGTCCGGCCTTCCCGCGCTCCATGGCGGCGAGCAGTGCGGACACCACATCATCGACGTACACGTAATTCCCTATCGCGTTTCCCGCACCGGGAATGCTGCGCCAGGTGCCGCGCAGATACTGCCGCATCATGATAGTGGTGGAATTGGCCTCGGTGAGTTTTCCCGGACCGAAAACGCGTGTGGGGTGCAGGACCACAATATCCTGTCCCGCCTGCACGGCATCCTCAACGGCCTCTTCCGCAT is a window of bacterium DNA encoding:
- a CDS encoding NAD-dependent epimerase/dehydratase family protein: MTALVTGATGFIGARLVEALLAQGCHVHALCRQSSDASGLLEAGVTVYRGELTSASSIANAMRGCDRVYHLASFAGNWSADPEGVRRENLKGMRVLLAVARAMDVRRVVYTSTIMTYGPSNGSALSESTRRTAAVNTLYEQCKADAEEAVEDAVQAGQDIVVLHPTRVFGPGKLTEANSTTIMMRQYLRGTWRSIPGAGNAIGNYVYVDDVVSALLAAMERGKAGQHYIVGGTNLTYAEFFALLARKAGRRRVLIPIPRFLAKAFAWLELLQGKARLRNPSITPAWVDVFYDDWSCSCARARAELGYHPTSMDDAFAATLGWLRPQM